In Paenibacillus sp. FSL R7-0345, a single window of DNA contains:
- the ilvC gene encoding ketol-acid reductoisomerase, with amino-acid sequence MAVTTYYEQDAELSVLKGKTVAVIGYGSQGHAQAQNLRDSGLQVVIGLREGKSFETAKNDGFEVLSVAEAVSRADVVQILLPDETQASVYKNDIEPNLKNGAALMFSHGFNVHFGQIVAPKDADVLLVAPKSPGHMVRRTYVEGFGVPGLIAIEQDATGNAKAIGLAYAKGIGCTRAGVIETSFREETETDLFGEQAVLCGGVSALIKAGFETLTEAGYAPEMAYFECLHELKLIVDLVYEGGLATMRDSISNTAEYGDYVTGPRIVTDETKKAMKAVLTDIQQGKFARDFILENQSGRAFLTATRRNEAAHPVEVVGSQLREMMHWIKK; translated from the coding sequence ATGGCAGTTACAACGTACTATGAACAGGATGCAGAACTTAGCGTATTAAAAGGAAAGACAGTTGCAGTAATCGGGTACGGTAGCCAGGGACATGCCCAGGCGCAGAACCTGCGCGACAGCGGTCTTCAGGTTGTTATCGGCCTGCGTGAAGGTAAATCCTTTGAAACCGCCAAGAATGACGGCTTTGAAGTATTGTCTGTAGCTGAAGCAGTATCCCGTGCAGACGTAGTGCAAATTCTGTTGCCGGACGAAACACAGGCATCCGTATATAAAAATGATATCGAGCCAAACCTCAAAAATGGCGCAGCTCTGATGTTCTCCCACGGCTTCAACGTGCACTTCGGCCAGATCGTTGCTCCTAAGGATGCTGACGTATTGCTGGTAGCTCCTAAATCCCCGGGCCACATGGTTCGCCGTACTTATGTAGAAGGCTTCGGCGTTCCTGGACTGATCGCTATCGAGCAGGATGCTACAGGAAATGCTAAGGCAATCGGACTTGCTTATGCTAAAGGCATCGGGTGTACCCGTGCCGGAGTTATCGAAACTTCCTTCCGTGAAGAAACCGAAACCGATCTGTTCGGTGAGCAGGCAGTTCTTTGCGGTGGTGTATCCGCGCTGATCAAAGCCGGCTTCGAAACATTGACTGAAGCAGGATATGCTCCTGAAATGGCGTACTTCGAATGTCTGCATGAGCTGAAGCTGATCGTTGACCTGGTGTATGAAGGCGGACTTGCTACTATGCGTGATTCCATCTCTAACACTGCCGAGTACGGTGACTATGTAACTGGACCGCGTATCGTTACTGACGAAACCAAAAAAGCAATGAAGGCTGTATTGACTGATATTCAGCAGGGTAAATTCGCCCGTGACTTTATCCTTGAGAACCAGTCCGGCCGTGCCTTCCTGACTGCTACCCGCCGCAATGAAGCTGCTCATCCGGTAGAAGTAGTCGGCAGCCAGCTGCGTGAAATGATGCACTGGATTAAGAAATAA
- the ilvB gene encoding biosynthetic-type acetolactate synthase large subunit produces MSAQTPEVRSTEELREKWKNPEVISGSEILLRSLVLEGVDTVFGYPGGAVLYIYDALHGFDDFKHILTRHEQGAIHAADGYARASGKPGVCIATSGPGATNLVTGIATAFMDSVPLVVITGNVFSSLIGTDAFQEADITGITMPITKHSYLVRDVEDLPRIIHEAFHVANTGRKGPVLIDIPKDVSAAKTLFTPVQHQGVNLRGYNPRTVPNKLQLDKLIRAISEAERPIIIAGGGVIYSGAHEAMTEFVKRTEIPITTTLLGLGCFPSAEELWMGMPGMHGTYTANNAIQQCDLLINIGARFDDRVTGKLDGFAPKAKIVHIDIDPAEIGKNVTPDIPIVGDVKTVLEMLIPDLTRAANADAWRTQIAQWKLDKPLRYNDSETELKPQWVIEMINDTTKGEAIVTTDVGQHQMWAAQYYKFNHPRSWITSGGLGTMGFGFPSAIGAQMAHPERLVVSINGDGGMQMCSQELAICAINNIPVKIVVINNQVLGMVRQWQNLIYEKRYSYTDLAGSPDFVKLAEAYGVKGLRATNKQEAGAAWKEALETPGPVLVEFVVPKDENVYPMVTQGSTIDQMLMGDE; encoded by the coding sequence ATGAGCGCGCAAACACCGGAAGTGCGGTCTACAGAAGAATTACGTGAGAAATGGAAAAATCCCGAGGTGATCTCAGGTTCTGAAATCCTGCTGCGCAGTCTGGTTCTCGAAGGCGTAGACACGGTATTCGGTTATCCGGGCGGAGCCGTATTATACATTTACGACGCTCTTCACGGATTCGATGATTTCAAGCATATCTTAACCCGCCACGAGCAGGGTGCGATCCATGCAGCTGACGGATATGCCAGAGCAAGCGGCAAACCAGGTGTCTGTATCGCGACTTCTGGTCCTGGAGCCACTAACCTGGTTACGGGAATCGCAACTGCTTTTATGGACTCGGTTCCGCTGGTAGTCATTACAGGAAATGTCTTCTCCAGCCTGATCGGAACAGATGCCTTCCAGGAAGCGGATATCACAGGGATTACAATGCCAATCACGAAGCACAGCTATCTGGTACGGGATGTTGAAGACCTGCCGCGCATTATTCACGAAGCATTCCATGTTGCGAATACAGGACGCAAGGGTCCTGTGCTGATCGATATTCCGAAGGATGTCTCGGCAGCCAAGACGCTGTTTACACCGGTGCAGCATCAGGGAGTTAATCTCCGCGGCTATAACCCGCGCACGGTTCCAAACAAGCTTCAGCTTGATAAGCTGATCCGGGCGATCTCGGAAGCTGAACGTCCGATTATTATTGCAGGCGGCGGTGTTATCTACTCCGGGGCGCATGAGGCAATGACCGAGTTTGTAAAACGGACGGAAATCCCGATTACAACAACCCTGCTGGGACTCGGCTGCTTCCCTAGTGCGGAGGAGCTCTGGATGGGAATGCCCGGTATGCACGGAACCTATACCGCAAATAATGCTATACAGCAATGTGACCTGCTGATTAATATCGGTGCCCGGTTTGATGACCGCGTAACCGGCAAGCTGGACGGCTTTGCGCCAAAAGCTAAAATTGTCCACATTGACATTGATCCGGCAGAAATCGGCAAGAATGTAACACCTGATATTCCAATTGTAGGCGATGTGAAGACCGTTCTGGAAATGCTGATTCCGGATCTTACACGCGCCGCCAATGCGGATGCCTGGAGAACGCAGATCGCCCAGTGGAAGCTGGATAAGCCGCTCCGCTACAATGATTCGGAGACAGAGCTCAAGCCGCAATGGGTTATTGAAATGATCAATGATACTACCAAGGGCGAAGCAATCGTTACTACTGACGTAGGACAGCATCAGATGTGGGCGGCACAATATTACAAGTTCAATCATCCGCGTTCATGGATTACCTCCGGCGGTTTGGGTACGATGGGCTTCGGTTTCCCGTCAGCGATCGGTGCGCAAATGGCACATCCGGAACGGCTGGTCGTTTCCATTAATGGTGACGGCGGTATGCAGATGTGTTCCCAGGAGCTTGCGATCTGTGCCATCAATAATATCCCGGTCAAAATCGTAGTAATCAATAACCAGGTTCTGGGTATGGTACGGCAGTGGCAGAATCTCATTTATGAGAAACGCTACAGCTACACAGATCTCGCCGGCAGCCCGGATTTTGTAAAGCTGGCTGAAGCCTACGGTGTAAAAGGACTGCGGGCAACGAATAAGCAAGAAGCAGGCGCAGCGTGGAAAGAAGCACTGGAAACGCCGGGACCCGTTCTGGTGGAGTTCGTTGTTCCAAAGGACGAAAATGTCTACCCGATGGTAACTCAAGGTTCAACCATTGATCAAATGCTTATGGGAGATGAATGA
- a CDS encoding 2-isopropylmalate synthase produces the protein MRKIYVFDTTLRDGEQSPGVNLNTHEKVEIAYQLEKLGIDRMEAGFPAASPGDLAAVNAVARAVKDVTVIGLSRSRETDIDAVKEALKGAQDPCIHIFLATSPIHRQHKLRMEKAQVLETAQSAIRYAKKYFSKLEFSLEDAGRTERDFMAEMVAMAIREGANVVNIPDTVGYLNPAEYGAIFKFLKDTVPDIEKVQLSAHCHNDLGMATANTLAAIQNGADQIEGTINGIGERAGNTAIEEVALALETRNEFFGAKTSLVLSEIARTSRLVSRLTGMAVPGNKAIVGANAFAHESGIHQDGMLKEKTTYEIMTPETIGLKESKLVLGKHSGRHAFRDKLSDLGYDLSEEEVNTAFAKFKDLADKKKEVSDEDILALLEEKLGDTPEIFSLQTIYVTYGNEAVPTAKVVIKGQEAEPVVAVAEGNGSVDAIYNAIDLATSEEVTLGDYSIKAVSRGKDAQGEVHVVLSQGEVAAQGRGLSTDILEASARAYLDALNKLLEKRKTYTRRDHAQL, from the coding sequence TTGCGGAAAATCTATGTGTTCGACACGACACTGCGTGACGGAGAGCAGTCGCCGGGTGTGAACCTGAATACGCATGAGAAGGTGGAAATCGCCTACCAGCTTGAAAAGCTTGGGATCGACCGGATGGAAGCGGGGTTTCCCGCTGCATCGCCTGGTGATCTGGCTGCAGTGAACGCTGTAGCGCGTGCGGTAAAGGATGTTACTGTAATCGGACTCTCGCGTTCCAGGGAGACCGATATTGATGCAGTCAAAGAAGCATTGAAAGGCGCGCAGGATCCTTGCATTCATATTTTCCTGGCGACATCGCCGATTCACCGGCAGCACAAGCTGCGTATGGAGAAAGCCCAGGTGCTTGAAACGGCCCAATCGGCAATCCGTTATGCAAAGAAATATTTTTCTAAGCTGGAGTTTTCCCTGGAGGATGCCGGACGGACCGAACGTGATTTTATGGCGGAAATGGTGGCTATGGCAATCCGTGAGGGAGCAAATGTGGTCAATATTCCGGATACCGTCGGTTACCTCAACCCGGCAGAATACGGAGCTATCTTTAAATTCCTGAAGGATACAGTGCCTGACATTGAGAAGGTCCAGCTGAGTGCCCACTGTCATAATGACCTGGGAATGGCTACGGCCAACACGCTGGCTGCGATCCAGAATGGTGCGGACCAGATTGAAGGTACCATTAACGGGATCGGGGAACGTGCCGGTAATACGGCGATTGAAGAAGTGGCACTGGCGCTGGAGACGCGGAACGAATTTTTCGGTGCAAAGACTTCGCTGGTGCTGTCCGAAATCGCGCGTACCAGCCGTCTGGTCAGCAGGCTGACCGGGATGGCCGTTCCGGGTAACAAGGCAATTGTCGGTGCTAATGCTTTTGCGCATGAGTCTGGTATTCATCAGGACGGTATGCTCAAGGAGAAGACTACTTATGAGATCATGACCCCGGAAACAATCGGGCTGAAGGAGAGCAAGCTGGTGCTGGGTAAGCATTCCGGCCGGCATGCCTTCCGTGATAAGCTCAGTGATCTTGGATATGACCTGTCCGAAGAAGAAGTGAATACTGCTTTTGCAAAATTTAAAGATCTGGCAGACAAGAAAAAAGAGGTCTCCGATGAGGATATTCTGGCCTTGCTGGAAGAAAAGCTGGGGGATACGCCGGAAATCTTCAGTCTGCAAACGATCTATGTTACTTACGGCAATGAAGCTGTTCCTACCGCCAAAGTTGTCATTAAAGGCCAGGAAGCTGAGCCGGTAGTGGCTGTAGCGGAAGGGAATGGTTCGGTTGATGCCATTTATAACGCGATCGATCTGGCTACAAGTGAAGAAGTTACTCTCGGGGACTACTCCATTAAGGCTGTCAGCCGCGGTAAGGATGCACAGGGTGAGGTTCATGTAGTGTTATCCCAGGGTGAAGTAGCAGCACAGGGACGCGGACTCAGCACGGATATTCTTGAAGCCAGTGCCCGCGCTTATCTGGATGCGCTAAACAAGCTGCTGGAGAAACGTAAAACGTACACACGGCGTGACCATGCTCAACTATAA
- the ilvN gene encoding acetolactate synthase small subunit — MTVMKHTISVLVNDQPGVLQRVSGLFGRRGFNIESITVGQSEEIGLSRMVIVTLGDQHTLEQIEKQLYKLIDVIKVVDLGSKPMVARELALIKVKAEPAERPEIMGVVETFRASVVDIGTNSLLVQVVGETQKIDAMIELLKPYGIKELSRTGVTAMIRGNA; from the coding sequence ATGACAGTGATGAAACACACGATTTCTGTGCTTGTGAATGACCAGCCAGGCGTACTGCAGCGGGTATCCGGATTGTTCGGACGCCGCGGCTTCAATATTGAGAGCATCACTGTCGGGCAGTCCGAAGAAATCGGACTGTCCCGGATGGTCATCGTTACACTCGGAGACCAGCATACGCTGGAACAGATCGAGAAGCAGCTTTACAAGCTGATTGATGTCATTAAAGTTGTGGATCTCGGCTCCAAGCCAATGGTTGCCCGCGAGCTGGCCTTGATTAAGGTCAAAGCCGAGCCGGCCGAGCGTCCGGAAATTATGGGTGTAGTCGAGACGTTCCGCGCTTCCGTTGTTGATATCGGTACGAACAGTCTCTTGGTCCAGGTGGTAGGGGAGACTCAGAAGATCGACGCAATGATCGAGCTGCTGAAACCATATGGTATCAAAGAATTGTCCCGTACCGGAGTTACTGCAATGATCCGCGGGAATGCCTGA
- a CDS encoding Ig-like domain-containing protein — protein MSLIRQNKWFIWLGIIITVTAIATAIGLFTKVNADGETQITEDIVQSVTLSVYENGTQVTSNVYKLDSIVKLNLTYQLPDAKYGDGATYTYTLPSQLKIDQTYSGTLVNSEFPDGVGTYTIGTDNKILLKFNGNIDGLFDIKGGFWAEAKLS, from the coding sequence TTGAGTTTAATAAGACAAAACAAATGGTTCATCTGGCTCGGAATTATTATAACTGTAACAGCAATTGCAACTGCAATAGGCTTGTTTACAAAAGTCAATGCAGATGGTGAAACTCAAATTACTGAGGATATTGTGCAAAGTGTAACTCTGTCCGTATATGAGAACGGTACACAGGTTACCAGCAACGTGTATAAGCTTGATTCTATAGTTAAGCTAAATCTGACTTATCAGCTTCCTGATGCGAAGTATGGTGATGGCGCCACTTATACCTATACGCTGCCGTCACAATTAAAAATTGACCAGACCTATTCAGGCACACTGGTTAACAGTGAATTTCCTGATGGTGTCGGAACTTATACTATAGGTACAGATAACAAAATCTTACTAAAATTCAATGGTAATATTGACGGATTATTTGATATAAAAGGGGGCTTCTGGGCTGAAGCTAAGCTAAGCTAA